Proteins encoded together in one Impatiens glandulifera chromosome 1, dImpGla2.1, whole genome shotgun sequence window:
- the LOC124914434 gene encoding pre-rRNA-processing protein TSR2-like has translation MEGGNGNPEQLSAEGARFLEQGIGLLFSRWNALQMAVADNWGGGDSILKSQNFAAEVLLWFTHPNEAVLYIDDLEDILDESMVSLFDSEIEDNSIEEIAEKLMVMHEECLQGNYNSIQILLNDDVHHIRQAAAAAAAAADVIDEFEAMVLVENPGPQARVDEPNAPEVDEEGWRIVGPRRRRRN, from the coding sequence ATGGAAGGTGGTAATGGAAATCCAGAACAGTTATCAGCAGAGGGTGCCAGATTCCTTGAACAGGGAATTGGGTTGTTATTCTCTCGATGGAATGCACTTCAGATGGCTGTTGCAGACAATTGGGGAGGGGGTGATTCTATTCTGAAGTCACAGAATTTTGCTGCAGAAGTTTTATTATGGTTCACCCATCCGAACGAAGCAGTACTATACATAGATGATTTGGAAGATATTCTGGACGAGTCGATGGTTTCATTATTCGATTCTGAGATAGAAGACAACAGTATTGAAGAGATTGCTGAGAAACTGATGGTGATGCATGAAGAATGTTTGCAgggaaattataattcaattcaaatattattgaatGATGATGTTCATCATATTAGACAGgcagctgctgctgctgctgctgctgctgatgTTATTGATGAATTTGAAGCTATGGTACTCGTGGAGAATCCTGGGCCTCAGGCTAGAGTTGATGAGCCTAATGCTCCTGAAGTAGATGAAGAAGGATGGAGAATAGTTGGCCCTAGAAGGAGAAGAAGGAACTAG